The following are encoded together in the Salvia hispanica cultivar TCC Black 2014 chromosome 6, UniMelb_Shisp_WGS_1.0, whole genome shotgun sequence genome:
- the LOC125192881 gene encoding NECAP-like protein CG9132, with amino-acid sequence MEKDKIAEEEAEAVELVLFQVPECYVYMIPPRKSAASYRADEWNVNKWTWEGTLKVISKGEECIIRLEDKTTGELYARAFLRDGELHPVEAVIDSSRYFVLRVEENIDGRLRHAFIGIGFRERTEAYDFQAALHDHMKYLNKKKTAEEMEHQYQHSSSVDYSLKDGETLVLQLKKKEGGTGSTKSKFFEQKLSNLSLDDKSKNKEGSVSIKLPPPPPAPLSPVDAPDRPPLGISPRVSPGKSFEKEESSGVEKCEKGEAEATEKKEQHDAPDDDFGDFQAAR; translated from the exons ATGGAGAAAGACAAGAttgcagaagaagaagcagaggcAGTTGAGCTGGTTCTGTTTCAAGTCCCGGAATGCTATGTTTACATG ATACCTCCACGGAAATCTGCAGCTTCTTACAG GGCTGATGAATGGAATGTCAACAAATGGACGTGGGAAGGTActttgaaagttattagtaaAGGAGAAGAATGCATTATCCGTTTGGAGGATAAAACAACAG GTGAGCTGTATGCTCGGGCATTTTTGAGAGATGGCGAGCTGCATCCTGTGGAGGCTGTAATTGACAGCAGCAG ATATTTCGTTCTTCGGGTTGAAGAGAATATTG ATGGGCGCCTTCGCCATGCTTTCATTGGTATAGGATTTCGAGAAAGAACTGAAGCATATGACTTCCAAGCTGCTCTTCACGACCACATGAA GTACCTGAATAAGAAGAAAACTGCAGAAGAGATGGAGCATCAGTACCAGCATTCTTCTTCAGTCGATTATAGTTTGAAAGACGGGGAGACCCTAGTGCTTCAGCTCAAGAAA AAAGAAGGTGGCACAGGCAGCACAAAATCCAAGTTTTTCGAGCAGAAATTGAGCAATCTTTCTTTAGATGACAAGTCTAAAAACAAAGAAGGCTCAGTAAGCATCAAACTGCCCCCTCCTCCTCCCGCACCCCTCTCGCCCGTTGATGCTCCCGACAGGCCTCCATTAGGGATTTCCCCTAGAGTTAGCCCAGGCAAATCTTTTGAAAAGGAGGAGTCATCTggagtggaaaaatgtgaaaaaggAGAAGCAGAAGCGACCGAGAAGAAAGAACAACACGATGCACCGGATGATGATTTTGGGGATTTTCAAGCAGCCAGGTAG
- the LOC125196758 gene encoding uncharacterized protein LOC125196758 has protein sequence MDFKGVAWAGDIYEKFEAMCLEVEEIMYEDTVRYVENQAQKVGVSVKKLYEEVMQDLLLPSRLGPAPPPETDINEKPNPTTSEINNKQAVVEEDICNSTPQDSTPSARDGDDAKRLSPTPHRVLVETTQSEECCGESRRAGPTRRPIGIKRISHPPEAPRPTPSLCETRSNYFVVNDDLNVTASSELFARHDSAEAVATSRPISDASPEPCSSNQILSAESVKQDDGATPAPIDMFREDGSLSRTNSYIIETCHIGSAREGATASYEDNFDIEVIDPTEKSRLEESCVLVEGNDDELHFVSRGSKKHKSYKKKIYNVLSSKLRSTKKRDLCVSGLEDFSDKSEAGVKSSVLVIDCNERKPAAESSSDFGWELL, from the exons ATGGATTTCAAAGGTGTAGCTTGGGCAGGAGACATATATGAGAAGTTCGAGGCGATGTGTTTGGAGGTCGAAGAGATCATGTACGAG GATACTGTCAGGTACGTTGAAAACCAGGCGCAGAAAGTCGGTGTGAGTGTAAAGAAGTTGTACGAAGAAGTAATGCAAGATTTGCTTCTTCCGTCTCGTCTAGGCCCTGCGCCACCACCGGAAACTGATATCAACGAGAAGCCTAATCCGACCACATCAGAGATCAACAACAAACAGGCTGTAGTCGAAGAAGATATTTGCAATTCAACACCTCAAGACTCGACCCCAAGTGCTCGTGATGGCGATGATGCAAAGCGTCTCTCTCCCACGCCACATAGAGTTTTGGTCGAAACTACTCAATCCGAAGAATGTTGTGGAGAGAGTAGGAGAGCTGGTCCGACTAGACGCCCTATCGGAATAAAAAGGATTTCTCACCCTCCAGAAGCACCTCGTCCCACGCCTTCTTTGTGTGAAACACGAAGCAATTACTTTGTGGTTAATGATGACTTGAATGTAACAGCATCATCGGAGTTGTTTGCTCGACATGATTCTGCCGAAGCAGTGGCCACAAGTCGGCCTATTTCTGATGCTTCACCCGAGCCCTGCAGCTCTAACCAAATCCTTTCAGCCGAATCTGTAAAGCAAGATGATGGTGCTACCCCTGCGCCTATTG ATATGTTCAGGGAAGACGGCTCACTTTCTCGTACCAATTCATACATTATAGAAACTTGCCATATTGGATCAGCACGCGAAGGAGCCACTGCGTCTTATGAAG ATAATTTCGATATTGAGGTAATCGATCCTACTGAAAAGTCGAGGTTAGAGGAAAGCTGCGTCTTGGTGGAAGGGAACGATGATGAACTCCATTTCGTCTCTCGAGGGTCAAAGAAACACAAGTCGTACAAG AAAAAGATCTACAACGTGCTTTCATCGAAGTTGAGGTCGACAAAGAAGCGAGACCTATGCGTTTCCGGGCTTGAAGATTTCAGCGACAAGAGCGAAGCAGGGGTGAAGAGCTCAGTTCTTGTAATCGACTGCAACGAAAGAAAACCGGCTGCTGAAAGTTCTAGTGACTTTGGTTGGGAGCTTCTTTAG
- the LOC125196759 gene encoding dihydroneopterin aldolase 1-like isoform X2, giving the protein MTGDKLVLRGLQFHGFHGVKVEERKLGQKFLVDVDAWMDLQPAGVSDTLSDTISYTAIYRIVKEVLEGSPHNLLESVTESIASKILNDHPRISAVRIVLGKPHVAVVGPVDYLGVEIIRRRNSAVKS; this is encoded by the exons ATGACGGGAGACAAGCTCGTTTTGAGGGGTCTCCAGTTCCACGGGTTCCACGGTGTGAAGGTAGAAGAGAGGAAGTTGGGCCAAAAGTTTCTGGTCGACGTGGATGCCTGGATGGATCTTCAACCAGCCGGTGTTTCCGACACCCTCTCGGATACCATCAGCTATACCGCTATATATCG caTAGTTAAAGAAGTATTGGAAGGATCCCCTCACAATCTTCTTGAATCGGTAACTGAATCGATTGCATCCAAGATATTGAACGATCATCCCCGGATTTCTGCTGTGCGTATCGTGCTGGGAAAGCCGCATGTGGCTGTGGTCGGCCCCGTCGACTATTTAGGCGTCGAGATTATCAGACGCCGAAACAGCGCTGTGAAGAGCTAG
- the LOC125196759 gene encoding dihydroneopterin aldolase 2-like isoform X1 has translation MTSSDVGQGEMTGDKLVLRGLQFHGFHGVKVEERKLGQKFLVDVDAWMDLQPAGVSDTLSDTISYTAIYRIVKEVLEGSPHNLLESVTESIASKILNDHPRISAVRIVLGKPHVAVVGPVDYLGVEIIRRRNSAVKS, from the exons ATGACATCATCCGACGTTG GTCAAGGGGAAATGACGGGAGACAAGCTCGTTTTGAGGGGTCTCCAGTTCCACGGGTTCCACGGTGTGAAGGTAGAAGAGAGGAAGTTGGGCCAAAAGTTTCTGGTCGACGTGGATGCCTGGATGGATCTTCAACCAGCCGGTGTTTCCGACACCCTCTCGGATACCATCAGCTATACCGCTATATATCG caTAGTTAAAGAAGTATTGGAAGGATCCCCTCACAATCTTCTTGAATCGGTAACTGAATCGATTGCATCCAAGATATTGAACGATCATCCCCGGATTTCTGCTGTGCGTATCGTGCTGGGAAAGCCGCATGTGGCTGTGGTCGGCCCCGTCGACTATTTAGGCGTCGAGATTATCAGACGCCGAAACAGCGCTGTGAAGAGCTAG
- the LOC125197179 gene encoding transcription factor bHLH30-like, whose product MDFFDGFDGIQGSYMGFEGVVRNLGASPSSSSSSMLLLNSETGELTMNPRQKMGDADKALIALRNHSDAERRRRERINAHLATLRTLTPGTAKMDKAGLLGEVISRVKLLKETAAEATKGTVVPTDVDEVTVEEEEDPNDAASTSIRASLCCDFKHELLSDLREAVEALPHSPVRAEISTLGTRMLGVFVISGLKGQVQPLVDSIRQAFRSVLEKFYASEEFSSRNSSSKRRRVSSLFASSSS is encoded by the exons atGGATTTTTTCGACGGTTTTGATGGGATTCAAGGGAGCTACATGGGGTTCGAAGGCGTGGTGAGGAATCTCGGAGCTTCCCcgtcttcgtcttcttcttccatGTTGCTTCTGAATAGCGAGACGGGAGAGCTCACGATGAATCCGAGACAGAAGATGGGAGACGCGGATAAGGCTTTGATTGCTTTGAGGAATCACAGCGATGCCGAGAGGCGGAGAAGGGAGAGGATCAATGCTCATTTGGCTACCCTTAGAACCCTAACTCCTGGGACTGCAAAG ATGGACAAAGCTGGCCTACTAGGTGAAGTCATCAGTCGAGTGAAGCTACTAAAGGAGACTGCAGCCGAGGCCACCAAAGGCACGGTGGTGCCGACCGATGTCGATGAAGTGACCgtggaagaagaggaggatcCCAACGACGCCGCCTCAACTTCCATCCGAGCTTCCCTATGTTGCGATTTCAAGCACGAGCTTCTCTCCGATTTGAGAGAAGCCGTGGAGGCTCTCCCCCACAGCCCCGTGAGGGCCGAGATTTCCACCTTGGGGACGAGAATGCTAGGCGTGTTCGTGATCTCGGGACTAAAAGGCCAGGTCCAGCCCCTTGTTGATTCGATTCGTCAGGCTTTCCGTTCTGTGCTAGAAAAATTCTATGCTTCGGAGGAGTTCTCATCGAGAAATAGCTCGAGCAAGAGGCGAAGAGTGTCGTCGCTCTTCGCCTCTTCGAGCTCGTAA